One genomic window of Pseudomonas aeruginosa includes the following:
- a CDS encoding DUF2796 domain-containing protein yields the protein MRPLLLALVLLPFAAQAHDDHDHDHAHGSLGKHEHGVAQLNVALDGKTLELELDSPAMNLVGFEHAASTDADKAAVAKARAQLEKPLELFALPVTAGCSVASQELRSPLFGDKAPAHAHKEKAGHEHEHEHGHADIHAHYQLSCEKPELLKLLTLAEFFKRFPATQKIQVQLIGPDGQKGADLAPASAELKL from the coding sequence ATGCGCCCACTGCTGTTAGCCCTCGTCTTGCTGCCGTTCGCCGCCCAGGCCCATGACGACCACGACCATGACCACGCCCATGGCAGCCTGGGCAAGCACGAGCACGGCGTCGCCCAGTTGAACGTGGCGCTGGACGGCAAGACCCTCGAACTGGAGCTGGACAGCCCGGCGATGAACCTGGTCGGTTTCGAACACGCCGCCAGCACCGACGCGGACAAGGCCGCCGTGGCCAAGGCCCGCGCGCAGCTGGAAAAACCGCTGGAGCTGTTCGCCCTGCCGGTCACCGCCGGCTGCTCGGTGGCCAGCCAGGAACTGCGGAGTCCGCTGTTCGGCGACAAGGCGCCGGCCCACGCGCACAAGGAGAAGGCAGGCCACGAACACGAACACGAACACGGTCATGCCGATATCCACGCCCATTACCAGCTCAGTTGCGAGAAGCCCGAGCTGCTCAAGCTGCTGACCCTCGCCGAGTTCTTCAAGCGCTTCCCCGCCACCCAGAAAATTCAGGTACAACTGATCGGTCCCGACGGCCAGAAAGGCGCCGACCTGGCTCCGGCCAGCGCCGAGCTGAAGCTGTAG
- the trxA gene encoding thioredoxin, with protein sequence MSDTPYIFDVTGANFEQLVIENSFHKPVLVDFWADWCAPCKALMPLLAQIAESYQGELLLAKVNCDVEQDIVMRFGIRSLPTVVLFKDGQPVDGFAGAQPESQIRALLEPHVKAPALPDEDPLEVAQALFAEGRIGDAEATLKALLAENNENAAALILYARCLAERGELEEAQAILDAVKSDEHKQALAGARAQLTFLRQAADLPDSAELKSRLAADAGDDEAAYQLAVQQLARQQYEAALDGLLKLFLRNRGYQDDLPRKTLVQVFDLLGNDHPLVTAYRRKLYQALY encoded by the coding sequence ATGAGCGATACGCCCTACATCTTCGACGTCACCGGCGCCAACTTCGAGCAGCTGGTCATCGAGAACTCGTTCCACAAGCCGGTCCTGGTGGACTTCTGGGCCGACTGGTGCGCCCCGTGCAAGGCGCTGATGCCACTGCTGGCGCAGATCGCCGAGTCCTACCAGGGCGAATTGCTGCTGGCCAAGGTCAACTGCGACGTCGAGCAGGACATCGTGATGCGCTTCGGCATCCGCAGCCTGCCGACCGTGGTCCTGTTCAAGGATGGCCAGCCGGTCGACGGTTTCGCCGGCGCCCAGCCCGAATCGCAGATCCGCGCCCTGCTCGAACCCCATGTGAAAGCACCGGCGCTGCCCGACGAAGACCCGCTGGAAGTGGCCCAGGCGCTGTTCGCCGAAGGCCGCATCGGCGACGCCGAAGCGACCCTGAAAGCCCTGCTGGCGGAGAACAACGAGAACGCCGCGGCGCTGATCCTCTACGCCCGCTGCCTGGCCGAGCGCGGCGAACTGGAAGAGGCGCAGGCCATCCTCGACGCGGTGAAGAGCGACGAGCACAAGCAGGCCCTGGCCGGCGCCCGCGCGCAGCTGACCTTCCTGCGCCAGGCTGCCGACCTGCCCGACAGCGCAGAGCTGAAGAGCCGCCTGGCGGCCGATGCCGGCGACGACGAGGCAGCCTACCAGTTGGCCGTCCAGCAGCTCGCCCGGCAGCAGTACGAGGCGGCCCTGGACGGACTGCTCAAGCTGTTCCTGCGCAACCGCGGCTACCAGGACGACCTGCCGCGCAAGACCCTGGTGCAGGTCTTCGACCTGCTTGGCAACGACCACCCGCTGGTCACCGCCTACCGCCGCAAGCTGTACCAGGCGCTCTACTGA
- a CDS encoding class I SAM-dependent methyltransferase — MTAPQALTQALGELLGDARLSATALPGTDLRLWLIDAQNMDRQFSPEETRRILEEPPYWCFCWASGLVLARWLAARPQWVRDKRVLDFGSGSGVAAIAAARAGAAEVVACDLDPLALAASRANAELNGVELSYSADFFAEDDRFDLILVADVLYDRANLPLLDQFLSRGRQALVADSRVRDFRHPLYRRLDVLEACTWPDLAEPAEFRLVSLYHAERGQA, encoded by the coding sequence GTGACGGCACCGCAAGCCCTGACCCAGGCGCTGGGCGAGCTGCTCGGCGACGCCCGGCTCAGCGCCACCGCGCTGCCCGGCACCGACCTGCGCCTGTGGCTGATCGACGCGCAGAACATGGACCGCCAGTTCAGCCCGGAGGAAACCCGCCGCATCCTCGAAGAGCCGCCGTACTGGTGCTTCTGCTGGGCCAGCGGGCTGGTCCTGGCGCGCTGGCTGGCGGCGCGCCCGCAGTGGGTCCGCGACAAGCGCGTGCTGGACTTCGGCAGCGGCTCCGGGGTGGCGGCGATCGCCGCGGCCCGCGCCGGCGCCGCCGAGGTGGTGGCTTGCGACCTGGATCCCCTGGCGCTGGCAGCGAGCCGGGCGAACGCCGAACTGAACGGAGTGGAGCTGAGCTATTCGGCGGACTTCTTCGCCGAGGACGATCGCTTCGACCTGATCCTGGTGGCCGACGTGCTCTACGACCGCGCCAACCTGCCGCTGCTCGACCAGTTCCTCAGCCGCGGCCGCCAGGCGCTGGTCGCCGACTCGCGGGTCCGTGACTTCCGTCATCCGCTGTACCGGCGCCTGGACGTGCTCGAAGCCTGTACCTGGCCGGACCTCGCCGAGCCCGCCGAATTCCGCCTGGTCAGCCTGTATCACGCCGAACGCGGGCAAGCCTGA
- a CDS encoding YbaY family lipoprotein, with protein MEQPMTLRPIALLAVLLLAACSSDKPKPAPTPQASRSVTMVEPVLPAHLRELSGTLSSIQGSLPRGSEVQMALLVIDERDRPQRLLASETVLATGELMPFRLPFNPESFPPAGGALRVELHARVIQSGQLAWRLHPLRIAQPTTQSLGELRLVRAP; from the coding sequence ATGGAGCAGCCCATGACCCTGCGCCCGATCGCCCTGCTGGCCGTCCTTCTCCTCGCCGCTTGTTCCAGCGACAAGCCGAAGCCTGCGCCAACGCCGCAAGCTTCGCGCAGCGTGACCATGGTCGAGCCGGTGCTACCGGCCCACCTGCGCGAGCTGAGCGGAACGCTGAGCAGCATCCAGGGCAGCCTGCCACGCGGCAGCGAGGTGCAGATGGCACTGCTGGTGATCGACGAGCGCGACCGTCCACAGCGGCTGCTGGCCAGCGAGACGGTGCTGGCCACCGGCGAACTCATGCCCTTCCGCCTGCCGTTCAACCCCGAATCCTTCCCGCCGGCCGGTGGCGCGCTGCGCGTCGAACTGCACGCGCGGGTGATCCAGTCCGGCCAGTTGGCCTGGCGCCTGCATCCGTTGCGGATCGCCCAGCCGACCACCCAGTCCCTCGGCGAACTGCGCCTGGTACGCGCGCCGTGA
- the nrdR gene encoding transcriptional regulator NrdR produces the protein MHCPFCGAHDTKVIDSRLVAEGDQVRRRRECLACGERFTTFETAELVMPRLIKQDGSRQPFDEDKLRAGMQRALEKRPVSVERLEAAIGHIKHQLRATGEREIKSRVLGELVMAELQKLDEVAYIRFASVYRRFQDLNEFREEIERLAREPAKE, from the coding sequence ATGCATTGTCCCTTCTGCGGTGCCCATGACACCAAAGTGATTGACTCGCGACTGGTCGCCGAGGGCGATCAGGTGCGCCGGCGCCGCGAGTGCCTGGCCTGCGGCGAACGCTTCACCACCTTCGAGACCGCCGAGCTGGTCATGCCGCGCCTGATCAAGCAGGACGGCAGCCGCCAGCCGTTCGACGAGGACAAGCTGCGCGCCGGCATGCAGCGCGCCCTGGAGAAGCGTCCGGTCAGCGTCGAGCGGCTGGAAGCGGCCATCGGCCACATCAAGCACCAGTTGCGCGCCACCGGCGAGCGCGAGATCAAGTCGCGGGTGCTGGGCGAACTGGTGATGGCCGAGCTGCAGAAGCTCGACGAAGTCGCCTACATCCGTTTCGCCTCGGTCTACCGGCGCTTCCAGGACCTCAACGAATTCCGCGAGGAGATCGAACGCCTCGCCCGCGAGCCGGCCAAGGAATGA
- the ribD gene encoding bifunctional diaminohydroxyphosphoribosylaminopyrimidine deaminase/5-amino-6-(5-phosphoribosylamino)uracil reductase RibD, which yields MNAADPLYMARALELARQGLYSTHPNPRVGCVLVKDGQVVGEGWHVRAGEPHAEVHALRQAGENARGATAYVTLEPCSHFGRTPPCADALVGAGVARVVAAMQDPNPEVAGRGLLRLMQAGIAVQSGVLEAEARELNIGFIKRMEHGLPFVRVKLAMSLDGRTAMASGESQWITGPSARSAVQRLRARSSVVLSGADTLLADDARLNVRPDELGLNAELTALAAARQPLRVLVDGRLRVPLESAFYQAGPALVATCAAASARERFQDAGHELLALPSAEGHVDLHKLLLELAARGANEVLVEAGPRLAGAFARLGLVDEYRLFVAPKFLGSSARPLLDWPLARMADAAQLRIDDIRAVGDDWLVTARPHPRDA from the coding sequence ATGAACGCCGCCGACCCGCTGTACATGGCCCGCGCCCTGGAACTGGCGCGCCAGGGGCTGTACTCCACCCATCCGAATCCGCGTGTCGGCTGCGTGCTGGTCAAGGACGGCCAGGTGGTCGGCGAGGGCTGGCACGTCCGCGCCGGCGAGCCGCACGCCGAGGTCCATGCCCTGCGCCAGGCCGGCGAGAATGCACGCGGCGCCACCGCCTACGTGACCCTCGAGCCCTGCAGCCACTTCGGCCGCACCCCGCCGTGCGCCGATGCGCTGGTGGGCGCCGGGGTGGCGCGGGTGGTCGCGGCGATGCAGGATCCCAACCCCGAGGTCGCCGGTCGCGGCCTGCTGCGTCTGATGCAGGCCGGCATCGCGGTGCAGAGCGGCGTCCTCGAAGCCGAGGCGCGGGAACTCAACATCGGTTTCATCAAGCGCATGGAACATGGCCTGCCGTTCGTCCGGGTCAAGCTGGCGATGAGCCTGGACGGGCGCACCGCCATGGCCAGCGGGGAAAGCCAGTGGATCACCGGGCCCTCCGCGCGTTCGGCGGTGCAGCGCTTGCGCGCTCGCTCCAGCGTGGTGTTGTCCGGCGCCGATACGCTGCTGGCGGACGATGCGCGGCTCAACGTACGCCCCGACGAACTGGGCCTGAACGCCGAGCTTACCGCGCTCGCCGCGGCTCGCCAGCCGTTGCGGGTGCTGGTCGACGGGCGCCTGCGGGTGCCGCTGGAGTCGGCGTTCTACCAGGCCGGTCCGGCGCTGGTGGCGACCTGCGCCGCCGCCTCGGCGCGCGAACGCTTCCAGGACGCCGGCCACGAACTGCTGGCGCTGCCCTCCGCCGAGGGCCACGTCGATTTGCACAAGCTGCTCCTGGAACTGGCGGCGCGCGGCGCCAACGAAGTGCTGGTGGAGGCCGGCCCGCGTCTGGCCGGCGCCTTCGCCCGGCTGGGGCTGGTGGATGAGTACCGGCTGTTCGTCGCGCCGAAGTTCCTCGGCTCCAGCGCCCGTCCTTTGCTCGACTGGCCGCTGGCGCGGATGGCCGATGCGGCGCAGTTGCGGATCGACGACATCCGCGCGGTGGGCGACGACTGGCTGGTCACCGCGCGGCCCCATCCGCGGGACGCCTGA
- a CDS encoding riboflavin synthase, with translation MFTGIIESIGSVRAMTPKGGDLRVYIATGKLDLGDVKLGDSIAVNGVCLTAVELPGDGFWADVSRESLARTAFQHLKVGSRVNLEKALTPTTRLGGHLVSGHVDGVGEVLKREENARAIQFTVRAPRELARYIAHKGSITVDGTSLTVNAVNGAEFELTIVPHTLSETIMAEYQPGRRVNLEVDLLARYLERLLLGDKAAEPSASGISEAFLAENGFLK, from the coding sequence ATGTTCACCGGCATAATCGAGTCGATCGGCAGCGTCCGCGCAATGACGCCCAAGGGCGGCGACCTGCGGGTCTACATCGCCACCGGCAAGCTCGACCTGGGCGACGTCAAGCTCGGCGACAGCATCGCGGTCAACGGCGTCTGCCTGACCGCGGTGGAACTGCCCGGCGATGGCTTCTGGGCCGACGTCAGCCGCGAGAGCCTGGCGCGCACCGCCTTCCAGCACCTGAAGGTGGGCAGCCGGGTGAACCTGGAAAAGGCCCTGACGCCGACCACCCGCCTCGGCGGACACCTGGTGAGCGGCCACGTCGACGGCGTCGGCGAGGTGCTCAAGCGCGAGGAGAACGCCCGCGCCATCCAGTTCACCGTGCGTGCCCCGCGCGAACTGGCCAGGTACATCGCGCACAAGGGCTCGATCACCGTCGACGGCACCAGCCTCACGGTGAACGCGGTGAACGGCGCGGAGTTCGAGCTGACCATCGTCCCGCATACGCTCAGCGAAACCATCATGGCCGAGTACCAGCCCGGACGCCGGGTCAACCTCGAGGTCGACCTGCTGGCCCGTTACCTGGAGCGCCTGCTGCTTGGCGACAAGGCCGCCGAGCCCAGCGCCTCCGGCATCAGCGAAGCGTTTCTCGCCGAGAACGGTTTTCTCAAGTAA
- the ribBA gene encoding bifunctional 3,4-dihydroxy-2-butanone-4-phosphate synthase/GTP cyclohydrolase II has translation MALNTIDELIEDIRQGKMVILMDDEDRENEGDLIMAAECVRTEDINFMVKHARGLVCMPMTRERCERLGLPLMVQRNGSGFGTKFTVSIEAAEGVTTGISAADRARTVQAAAAKNAVAADIVSPGHIFPLMAQPGGTLARAGHTEAACDLARMAGFEPSGVICEVMNDDGSMARRPELEAFAAEHGIKIGTIADLIHYRLIHERTVERIAEQPLDSELGHFNLITYRDSVEGDVHLALTLGKVCAEEPTLVRVHNMDPLRDLLQVNQPGRWSLRAAMTKVAEAGSGVVLLLGHQIGGDDLLAHVREIASAPAPAPKATTTYSTVGAGSQILRDLGVRKMRLLSAPMRFNAISGFDLEVVEYLPAE, from the coding sequence ATGGCACTCAACACGATCGACGAACTGATCGAAGACATCCGCCAAGGCAAGATGGTCATCCTGATGGATGACGAGGACCGCGAGAACGAAGGCGACCTGATCATGGCCGCCGAATGCGTCCGCACCGAAGACATCAACTTCATGGTCAAGCATGCCCGCGGCCTGGTCTGCATGCCGATGACCCGCGAGCGTTGCGAGCGCCTCGGCCTGCCGCTGATGGTGCAGCGCAACGGCTCCGGCTTCGGCACCAAGTTCACTGTCTCCATCGAGGCCGCCGAGGGCGTCACCACCGGCATCTCCGCCGCGGACCGCGCCCGCACCGTGCAGGCTGCGGCGGCGAAGAACGCCGTGGCCGCCGACATCGTCAGCCCCGGCCACATCTTCCCGCTGATGGCCCAGCCGGGCGGTACCCTGGCTCGCGCCGGGCACACCGAGGCGGCCTGCGACCTGGCGCGGATGGCCGGGTTCGAGCCGTCCGGGGTGATCTGCGAGGTGATGAACGACGACGGCAGCATGGCTCGCCGGCCCGAACTGGAGGCGTTCGCCGCCGAGCACGGGATCAAGATCGGCACCATCGCCGACCTGATCCACTACCGGCTGATCCACGAGCGCACCGTCGAGCGCATCGCCGAGCAGCCGCTCGACAGCGAACTGGGCCACTTCAACCTGATCACCTACCGCGACTCGGTGGAGGGCGACGTGCACCTGGCGCTGACCCTCGGCAAGGTCTGCGCGGAAGAGCCGACCCTGGTCCGCGTGCATAACATGGACCCGCTGCGCGACCTGCTGCAGGTCAACCAGCCGGGCCGCTGGAGCCTGCGCGCGGCGATGACCAAGGTCGCCGAGGCGGGCAGCGGCGTGGTGCTGCTGCTCGGTCACCAGATCGGCGGCGACGACCTGCTCGCCCATGTCCGCGAGATCGCTTCGGCGCCGGCTCCGGCGCCCAAGGCCACCACCACCTACAGCACCGTCGGTGCCGGTTCGCAGATCCTGCGCGACCTCGGCGTGCGCAAGATGCGCCTGCTGAGTGCGCCGATGCGCTTCAATGCGATATCCGGTTTCGACCTGGAAGTTGTAGAATACCTGCCCGCCGAATAA
- the ribE gene encoding 6,7-dimethyl-8-ribityllumazine synthase: MTLKTIEGTFIAPKGRYALVVGRFNSFVVESLVSGAVDALVRHGVAESEITIIRAPGAFEIPLVTQKVAQQGGFDAIIALGAVIRGGTPHFEYVAGECTKGLAQVSLQFGIPVAFGVLTVDSIEQAIERSGTKAGNKGAEAALSALEMVSLLAQLEAK, from the coding sequence ATGACCCTGAAGACCATCGAAGGTACCTTCATTGCCCCCAAAGGCCGCTACGCCCTGGTGGTCGGCCGCTTCAACAGCTTCGTCGTGGAAAGCCTGGTCAGCGGCGCCGTCGACGCCCTGGTCCGCCACGGCGTGGCTGAAAGCGAGATCACCATCATCCGCGCCCCGGGTGCCTTCGAGATCCCGCTGGTGACCCAGAAGGTCGCCCAGCAAGGCGGCTTCGACGCCATCATCGCCCTCGGCGCGGTGATCCGTGGCGGCACCCCGCACTTCGAATACGTGGCTGGCGAGTGCACCAAGGGCCTGGCCCAGGTGTCCCTGCAGTTCGGCATCCCGGTCGCCTTCGGCGTCCTCACCGTCGACTCCATCGAGCAGGCCATCGAGCGCTCCGGCACCAAGGCCGGCAACAAGGGCGCCGAAGCCGCGCTGTCGGCCCTGGAAATGGTCAGCCTGCTGGCGCAGTTGGAGGCCAAGTGA
- the nusB gene encoding transcription antitermination factor NusB, which translates to MSNQDSGNPAAKPPKGKTAARRKARSLAVQALYSWQIAGQPLHEIEAQFRTDNDFSEVDGAYFHEILHGVPRQKSELDSTFEPCLDRPLAEIDPVELAILRLSTYELRNRIDVPYKVVINEGIELAKTFGATDGHKFVNGVLDKLAPRLRAAELRGGKR; encoded by the coding sequence GTGAGCAATCAAGACAGCGGCAACCCGGCAGCCAAGCCGCCGAAAGGCAAGACCGCCGCTCGCCGCAAGGCCCGCAGCCTGGCCGTCCAGGCCCTGTACTCCTGGCAGATCGCCGGCCAGCCCCTGCACGAGATCGAGGCGCAGTTCCGCACCGACAACGACTTCTCCGAGGTCGACGGCGCCTACTTCCACGAGATCCTGCACGGCGTGCCGCGACAGAAGAGCGAGCTGGACTCCACCTTCGAGCCCTGCCTGGACCGCCCGCTGGCCGAGATCGACCCGGTCGAGCTGGCCATCCTGCGGCTGTCCACCTACGAGCTGCGCAACCGCATCGACGTGCCCTACAAGGTAGTGATCAACGAGGGCATCGAGCTGGCCAAGACCTTCGGCGCCACCGACGGCCACAAGTTCGTCAACGGCGTGCTCGACAAGCTGGCGCCGCGCCTGCGCGCCGCCGAGCTGCGCGGCGGCAAGCGCTGA
- the thiL gene encoding thiamine-phosphate kinase has translation MGEFELIRRFFAAAACAAPAADVALGIGDDCALLAPPAGEQLAVSTDTLVEGVHFPAGCDPFLLAQRALAVSASDLAAMGAAPLAFTLALTLPQADAEWLQGFARGLDAMARQCGLALVGGDTTRGPLSMTLTVFGRVPAGQALTRAGARPGDLLCVGGPLGEAGAALELVLERRSAPAEVAEPLLARYWTPAPQFGLGLALRGKASAALDISDGLLADCGHIARASGVALLVECQRLQASAALSGLLAGEEALRQQLAAGDDYVLVFTLPPEYLGEIRAAWPAMAVIGRVEAGQGVHLLDADGKELIPAAAGYQHFGTQRD, from the coding sequence ATGGGTGAGTTCGAGCTGATCCGCCGCTTCTTCGCCGCGGCCGCCTGCGCGGCGCCGGCGGCGGACGTGGCCCTCGGCATCGGCGACGACTGCGCCCTGCTGGCGCCGCCAGCCGGCGAACAACTGGCGGTCTCCACCGATACCCTGGTGGAAGGCGTGCATTTTCCCGCCGGTTGCGACCCTTTCCTTCTTGCCCAGCGCGCCCTGGCGGTCTCCGCCAGCGACCTGGCGGCGATGGGCGCCGCGCCCCTGGCCTTCACCCTGGCCCTGACCTTGCCGCAGGCCGACGCCGAGTGGTTGCAGGGCTTCGCCCGCGGCCTCGACGCCATGGCCCGGCAGTGCGGCCTGGCCCTGGTCGGCGGCGACACCACGCGCGGCCCGCTGAGCATGACCCTGACCGTATTCGGCAGGGTGCCGGCCGGCCAGGCGCTGACCCGCGCCGGTGCGCGCCCGGGCGACCTGCTCTGCGTCGGGGGCCCGCTCGGCGAGGCTGGAGCGGCGCTGGAACTGGTGCTGGAGCGAAGATCGGCGCCCGCCGAGGTGGCCGAACCGCTGCTGGCGCGCTACTGGACGCCGGCCCCGCAATTCGGTCTGGGCCTCGCCCTGCGCGGCAAGGCCAGCGCCGCCCTGGACATCTCCGACGGGCTGCTCGCCGACTGCGGGCATATCGCCCGCGCTTCCGGCGTTGCCCTGTTGGTCGAATGCCAGCGCTTGCAGGCAAGCGCCGCGTTGAGCGGCCTGCTCGCCGGCGAGGAAGCCTTGCGCCAGCAACTGGCCGCCGGCGACGACTACGTGCTGGTTTTCACCCTGCCGCCTGAGTACCTTGGCGAGATTCGCGCCGCGTGGCCGGCCATGGCCGTCATCGGCCGGGTCGAGGCGGGACAGGGGGTGCACCTGCTCGACGCCGACGGAAAGGAACTCATACCGGCCGCGGCCGGTTACCAACATTTCGGAACCCAACGTGACTGA
- a CDS encoding phosphatidylglycerophosphatase A has product MTEHPDQAPAQPVPPSVWRNPWHFLAFGFGSGTLPKAPGTWGSLVAIPFIPLWQMLPDWGYWLMLGVTMLFGFWLCGKVADDLRVHDHEGIVWDEMVGMWITLWLVPEGWWWLLIGFVVFRIVDILKPWPISWVDRNVHGGVGIMLDDVLAGVFAWLVMQGLVWGWVHWLV; this is encoded by the coding sequence GTGACTGAGCATCCTGATCAGGCGCCGGCGCAGCCGGTGCCGCCGTCGGTCTGGCGCAATCCCTGGCATTTCCTCGCCTTCGGCTTCGGCTCCGGCACCCTGCCCAAGGCGCCGGGCACCTGGGGGTCGCTGGTGGCCATCCCGTTCATCCCGCTGTGGCAGATGCTGCCGGACTGGGGCTACTGGCTGATGCTGGGAGTGACCATGCTGTTCGGCTTCTGGCTGTGCGGCAAGGTCGCCGACGACCTGCGCGTGCACGACCACGAAGGCATCGTCTGGGACGAGATGGTCGGCATGTGGATAACCCTCTGGCTGGTGCCGGAGGGCTGGTGGTGGCTGCTGATCGGCTTCGTCGTGTTCCGCATCGTGGATATTCTCAAGCCCTGGCCGATCAGTTGGGTGGACCGCAACGTGCACGGCGGCGTCGGGATCATGCTCGACGACGTCCTGGCCGGGGTATTCGCCTGGCTGGTCATGCAGGGTCTAGTCTGGGGATGGGTACACTGGCTGGTCTGA
- a CDS encoding substrate-binding periplasmic protein — protein MRLLVLFCCLWLLPGVASAAPSVGEIRVVSETWTRYTQEDGRGVAWDLLRAVYEPAGVRLRIANEPYTRAVGLVLRGEADAWVGAYRGEIDEALYPRWPYDVDPIAVLSLKDNPPPPLEGLSRFRLSWMRGYAFARYFPTLTPHSELQRRTSALPMLLNHRVDYFIDSRPELEEMLAGAGALAAEYRITDVTRLPLYLGFSDSPRGRELLALFDRRMRQLHASGELERIFARWNWPYAPLKAILPPKE, from the coding sequence ATGCGTCTGCTCGTCCTGTTCTGCTGCCTGTGGCTGCTGCCCGGCGTCGCTTCCGCCGCCCCCTCCGTGGGCGAGATCCGCGTGGTCAGCGAAACCTGGACGCGCTACACCCAGGAGGACGGTCGCGGGGTGGCCTGGGACCTGCTGCGGGCCGTCTACGAGCCGGCCGGGGTACGCCTGCGGATCGCCAACGAGCCCTATACCCGGGCGGTCGGCCTGGTCCTGCGCGGCGAGGCCGACGCCTGGGTCGGCGCCTACCGCGGGGAAATCGACGAAGCGCTTTATCCTCGCTGGCCCTATGACGTCGATCCGATCGCCGTGCTTTCCCTGAAAGACAATCCGCCGCCGCCACTGGAGGGCCTGAGCCGGTTCCGCCTGTCATGGATGCGTGGCTACGCCTTCGCCCGCTATTTCCCTACCCTGACCCCGCACAGCGAGTTGCAGCGCCGCACCTCGGCGCTGCCGATGCTGCTCAACCACCGGGTCGACTATTTCATCGATTCGCGTCCGGAACTCGAGGAAATGCTCGCAGGGGCCGGAGCGCTGGCGGCTGAGTACCGCATCACCGACGTCACTCGGTTGCCGCTGTATCTTGGCTTCTCCGATTCCCCCAGGGGCCGTGAGCTGCTGGCGCTGTTCGACCGGCGCATGCGGCAGTTGCATGCCAGCGGCGAGCTGGAGCGGATCTTCGCCCGCTGGAACTGGCCCTATGCGCCGTTGAAGGCAATCCTGCCACCCAAGGAGTGA
- a CDS encoding TIGR02281 family clan AA aspartic protease: MLRLCVALFSSALALSSLAAPQVFVVGLFPGAAVLNVDGQRKLVRVGQTGPQGVQVVSADSRKAVLRIDGVERTYELSREYNEAGYSAPQRQSFSIARGTGGHYWVAGSVNGQNMQFLVDTGATSIAMNENEARRLGIDYRVDGKPMVASTASGTSRGWRVTLDRVKIGGIELLGVEAAVIEGGYPTEALLGMSFLNRVRWREEQGMLLIEAKH, from the coding sequence ATGCTGCGGCTGTGCGTCGCCCTGTTTTCCAGCGCTCTCGCGTTGTCCTCGCTGGCCGCGCCCCAGGTGTTCGTGGTCGGCCTGTTCCCCGGCGCGGCGGTACTCAACGTCGATGGCCAGCGCAAGCTGGTCAGGGTCGGCCAGACCGGCCCGCAGGGCGTCCAGGTGGTCAGCGCCGACAGCCGCAAGGCGGTGCTGCGGATCGACGGCGTCGAGCGCACCTACGAACTGAGCCGCGAATACAACGAGGCAGGCTATTCGGCGCCGCAGCGGCAAAGCTTCAGCATAGCCCGCGGTACGGGCGGGCACTATTGGGTGGCTGGCTCGGTGAACGGGCAGAACATGCAGTTCCTGGTGGATACCGGCGCCACCAGCATCGCCATGAACGAGAACGAGGCGCGCCGCCTGGGTATCGATTACCGGGTGGACGGCAAGCCGATGGTCGCCTCCACTGCCAGCGGAACCTCGCGCGGCTGGCGGGTGACCCTGGACCGGGTGAAGATCGGCGGTATCGAGTTGCTGGGTGTCGAGGCGGCGGTGATCGAGGGTGGCTATCCGACCGAAGCCCTGCTCGGCATGAGTTTCCTCAACCGGGTGCGTTGGCGCGAGGAACAGGGAATGCTGCTTATCGAGGCCAAGCATTGA